The Engystomops pustulosus chromosome 3, aEngPut4.maternal, whole genome shotgun sequence region ATTTTGCtaggagccaatagtcacagggccccatggtagacaaaaacatttaaaaagaaaaaatacttaCCTCCCCCTGTGGGTGTCCTCTGTTCAGCTAGCAGATGTGATCTCTGCACCTTGCATCTGTAGCCTTACTGCAGTAAAAGTTGAGAGAGGGGAAATTGGCTGAACCTGAACTTGAAAATACTGGTACTTCTACTGGTAGGTTGACTTGATTGTAAGTCCCttggggatagggactgatttggcaagttctgtgcagcacttcataattaaagaattattattatttgcagaaACTTACACAAGTTCCCTTTGAAGCTATCTGCAGTCTCTACTGTGATCAGCTCTTGAGCTCAGCTATTCAAAAAATAACTGttgttatgctaatgaaccagttaGAGAATAAAATCTTTTCCCTTCTTAATTCTCTCTTCTCAGGACAAAATAAAGGAGAATCCTAAACTGTTGGTTTGAAAATTATTAGTGATAAATATCGCTGCTTCCTAATTTCCAGGAAATTGTGTTATATGGTTTCTATTCACAGGTCTCTGAAAAAGACTATATAAAACTAAGTATTACTCAGCCCTTCTATTGTCttacatatttttgctaattctTATATGTTCGGTAAAATGTATTGCCCCTGTTGTGTTCTGAAGTCCAGTGTTGCTACCTGCTGGTGGTGTGAGGAGGTCCTTGCAGCTACTCAAGGTGTCTTTTTCCTTCTGTTAGTTCTGGTCACTGAAGAATCAGTATAATAGGGCAATCACATATTTGTCGggttccaggggtagtggaccaactggaccaccgcggacgatgacgtaagccgtcaCCAGGAATCTATgtagcacctggttttcaccagagcctgccgccgcaaagtgggttggacttgctggagCGACTatgtctgtggtggcagccaaggcaaggaaCATAAACGTTagacagaatcgtagtcgggaacaggcaggatGTCAGgttgggcagcacgggatcggagttaGGGACGTaacaataggtcagggcaggagcgtagtcaggaacagaagcGGGGTCAAAATAACAGAGCAGGGCATagggacaaagctttctctaaggcacaaggaatGAAGAGGTGAGAGCACAGGTCTGGTTACGGGGGCACAGACAGGAGCACGGGTGTGCTTACGACCCAGGTCGTGGGTCTCAGGAGCATCCGCGacaatagtgatgagcagacccataaaAATTCAGGTCTAGCCAAGTTCGGGTTTGGGGAACTGACTCCGGACCTGAACCCCAGACTTTGCTAGCTGCATATAAAAAGTTAACTCCCACAataagtgccagcaccaatcgtgtGCATCAATGGCAGGGATGTTGAACCAAACCCAGGCCAGACCAAGAAGCTTTAATGAAGGTCCGAACCTGAACTTTGCTGTGTTACTCAGCATTAGTTATGTGAAACATGGGATAAACTTTCGTGGCTTTCCTGAACTCATGGCTGCCGCCCATTACTTTATGTCTCCACCTCACTAATTCTCTCAACTGGATTTTGAATACATCATGAAGTTATGTCTAGTAAGAGGTACACCGCCCAAAAGTTGCCCCCGAGAGCCTTTTATCGGAGTATTGGACAGCTGGGGTAATTCCTAGTTTTTCAGATGAGGTGTGATCTGGGCACATCGCAGGAAACAAACaataataaatacagtaaaaGTGATTGAACTGAGACGGATGAGAAACTACACGCGAAAATCCATGAAACTCATGAGACGGCACAAGACATGAACCTGGGCAAATTTATTGAAACAAATGCTGTAAGCTATGGCTTTGCATCCTACTTTGCATATTTCTGTTAGAAACACAGACTgatatttttattagttttttctcCTGCATTAAGATCTGTCACGGTCAGGTCACATGATATAATCGGGGTTCAGTATAAAGGTTGCTCCCTGGCTGTATCCCCATTTTTTGGCTTAATTTAATTAGGTATCATAGATAAGAAAGAACTTGAAAAAATAGAATATCAGGTAAAATAAAACTTTCAAGCTATTGAGTAACTTTTTGGAAAtggtttattataaaaacacacatTTATTGTATTTATCTCATATAATAAGCAAACTTCAGAGAAAGATACAAGAGTGACAATGGTGATGGTAGGGATGAGAAGGAATAGGCTCTGGATGTTCTTCCTTTGTTTCCATATTAAATGGTTGTATCAAGTCCCCTATCTACAGTATATGGGATAAATGTACGATTGTGGGCCGTGACCTCTGAACCCCCCATCAGTTCCTAGAATAGGGAGCCACAATCCCATAAAGAATAACTGGACTGAAAGTAAAGttcagaataaaaataacatagataaaaaataaaatagaggtAAAACCCAAATTATATGATAATAAATTTAAGATATTTAAAAATTCTGAAGTTAAAAACTGGATAAATCCGGCATAATAAATAAGGTATACACAAAAATTATCACTTAAAGCTCACATAACATTTGTACAAAATGTTGCAAGGGGTCAAGTTATTGACACAGTGACGATTTTTTAGCGAGTGAAAAAAGTGATTGGGTTTTTAAGTGAAAGCAGGGACAAATGGTGGCCTATGGATCTCTGTGTCACAGAATTTAGCACTAGTGTTGCCCACTTCATCTTCTGCATTAGGTCCTGGTTACTGACAACTTCTTGGAGTACAAATCTGGGTCTAGTTCTTTTTTCTGAATGGacaaaaaaatggagaaaattgGGCAGCCAATATTTCATGTCCAACCTTTGCTGTTGTTAACTGAAGGACTACATATAAATTTTCTGGGCCATGCAGCAAAATCATAGGCTAAAATGGCACTGTTACCTGTGTTCAACTAAAATGGAGCCTTCTaccccatttttcacaaatacagctagtgacaggttcccatagagttcTATTAACTAATTGCCACCCTTATGTTAGCTAAAAAaaatttccctcacatccccataaaatcaactttgttgtcTTACCTGGCATGCAACCAGATCTATCAGGTATCAGAGGGAGAACCGCCTCCCATTCTCACTcacttctacttctccccatgacCTTTGCTGCCTTTTCACCATTCATCACTACATGTCAGGTGACCATGGAGATGTCATCTTATTTCATCTAGCTACTAATATTTGCAAAatctatcccatgtatgtatctgatcacataaaatcacaacaTTCCTCTAAGGAGGATGGAGAGAAGTAATTGTCAATGGAGACTgcagtgattttatgtgatcagttatatacatggggtagattttgcaaatgttagtgacTAAAGATCCTTGGATGACATCACCCCGGTCATATGACATAAAGCACTGAATGGTGAggaggcagggggaggagctgctggacttGGCCAAGCAAGACACGCCCTTTTTGACTCCTTCTAGATCTGGCTGTattccaggtaagataacaaagttaattttatggggatgtgagggaaacatttcttagctaaaagaaaggtggcaTTTCGTGTATAGGAatctatggaaacctgtcacaaTAGCTGGATTTCTGAAAATTGTAGTGACAGGTTTTAGGTAGCGATAGTTGTGATTAAGTCTCTAGGCTCTTCCCTGTTGATCCCATAGTTGGAGAAGTACTTGAACAGTCTATAAATTGGAGTCTTCAACTTTGGTGTCATGAAGATCAGTAAAACTGAATGTAAAGTTCCAGAAATGGTCCATGGAAAAGATACCAATACAAAACCAAAGACGTCATAGAACTTCTCAGCCAGTCCACTGATGGTGAAACATAATCCACAGGTAAAGATGGTggaagctgtatattttatgatcctATTATAGGCGTCCATAGAAGTTGTCACTTTTCTGCTACCCCTCATGTGTCTGATGTGGAGGTGCAGATAGATAATAAGAAACAGAGAGGACAACAAAATTATGACTAGCGGAGCCAACATGTTGACAAGGTACATAGAAAATACTACATCTGATGGTTGCTGCCTGTAACCATGGGTCAAGTTGAAGGAAAAATAGTTCTTCTCCGTAAGAAAAGTGACTAAATAGATGGCTGAGGTCTGGCCAGCGGAAATCAGAAGAACGGCGATGATGAAGTGTAGGATACATTTTGAAAAAAGCCTTTTAAGCCATAAAAATAAGACATTGCGAAAGATGGAGATCTTAAAGTAGAAGACCACGCAGAGGAGAGTGGACAACCAGGTGGTGGAATACATGGTGGAGAAGAAGATCATCCGGAGAATCATCGATGATATAAAAGAGCACACGGCACAAAAATGAGTCCAGAACATATTCATCTGGATAACAGAATGTAGCAGGATCCTAGATATCATGATGGACACGATGACTTGGTCAGCGGTGGACAACCTTCTTCCTCTGCCCCAGTCAACAGCAATGACAGCCAAGATGAAGACTTGAGTTATTAGTCCTGCAACGAAGGCGATTTCTGTTGTAACGAAAAGACAGAATTCTACAATATGGAGAATTTCCCCCTTTGTATGAGAAGCCATCTCTCCTGGGGTGTCAGCGGTCcgcaccggtggaaggtgacacTACCTGTGACA contains the following coding sequences:
- the LOC140122965 gene encoding taste receptor type 2 member 13-like codes for the protein MASHTKGEILHIVEFCLFVTTEIAFVAGLITQVFILAVIAVDWGRGRRLSTADQVIVSIMISRILLHSVIQMNMFWTHFCAVCSFISSMILRMIFFSTMYSTTWLSTLLCVVFYFKISIFRNVLFLWLKRLFSKCILHFIIAVLLISAGQTSAIYLVTFLTEKNYFSFNLTHGYRQQPSDVVFSMYLVNMLAPLVIILLSSLFLIIYLHLHIRHMRGSRKVTTSMDAYNRIIKYTASTIFTCGLCFTISGLAEKFYDVFGFVLVSFPWTISGTLHSVLLIFMTPKLKTPIYRLFKYFSNYGINREEPRDLITTIAT